In Candidatus Hydrogenedentota bacterium, a single genomic region encodes these proteins:
- a CDS encoding helicase-associated domain-containing protein, translated as MTQEYTIKECLRGYTTEALGDICASRQLAVTSRESRIRAIEKILRDPLHIDQCLKSLRGSALRALRLVGKQTRMGVVDLVAVPGLYGERAPLDQIEELVRMGLLLALPEQNKGTFSISHIRQSVTNGVASPTLFVPEDIARRLPSPPLLDVEIPESPAPSAPPKPAAITQATTEFLETLRIIESLTPRITSGRALHKTDAAKAYEMAREAGLTRENMEISLAMAEGLDCVASKDGRFVTTPAANEWASGSRSMRMRALFEAYLASESLPDVRLFFPMLVETMEKYLPPHTQRRTYHKVLAAEVLKAQKPGVWYSTGAFVEAIRRLDPNVLFLQEPWRAIQASARGSGAEWRQQAWQAHEKRLFTWMLRNLFAGMGIVELADDGGLFRITEMGHYVLGQGDAPPTAQDELRDALVVQPDFEIIAYLDRCPPNLRRKLDMFCERVRGGMATTYRLTQESVYHGVRSGLDIERLVLLLERSSTKPLPSNVLTQFEVWKNKLAAISIRRFCHVIECATSTQAKETASDIQNSVRIGERFVLIDGNFPEDAAIIDYTHSLPPALEQDEGLRLHASWEDVNFFLKTRLEEIGQVESKTPAEGMTVSLSPARVKSEEDAALLVAQIEALAKHPLAARYRLALRAWAGGVGEARSKNVTAVRFEDPETCEAILQVPGVDKHIEGRLGLYTLIVRQGSMVPFRQLLKNHGIKMAKSGDIADPGPPEQWAPRWLEDHSIEESRDPVREKVQQDPEEKDVPELVPLPSYPPRIMRGILEEAIEGRHPVLINYQSAWSARPMTRQVNPVALDISGSSASLSGYCHQHGGARSFKLARILGIRLLEDESF; from the coding sequence GTGACCCAAGAGTACACCATAAAAGAATGTTTGCGCGGCTACACCACTGAGGCCTTGGGGGACATCTGCGCGTCCCGACAGCTGGCCGTGACCAGCCGCGAAAGCCGCATCCGGGCTATTGAGAAGATACTGCGCGACCCTCTGCACATCGACCAGTGCCTTAAATCACTACGGGGCAGCGCTTTACGCGCGCTCAGGCTGGTAGGCAAGCAAACCCGCATGGGCGTGGTGGATCTTGTCGCGGTACCGGGCCTCTATGGCGAAAGGGCCCCCCTGGACCAAATCGAGGAGCTGGTCCGTATGGGTCTGCTTCTCGCCCTGCCCGAACAGAATAAGGGCACGTTTTCCATCAGTCATATCCGGCAGAGCGTGACAAACGGAGTTGCTTCCCCGACGCTGTTTGTTCCAGAGGATATCGCACGCCGCCTGCCTTCCCCGCCATTGCTGGACGTCGAGATACCGGAATCGCCCGCGCCCAGCGCGCCGCCTAAGCCCGCCGCCATTACTCAGGCCACGACCGAGTTTCTCGAGACCCTCCGTATCATCGAAAGTTTAACTCCGCGGATAACCAGTGGCCGTGCATTGCACAAGACGGACGCGGCAAAGGCCTATGAGATGGCACGGGAAGCAGGATTGACTCGCGAGAATATGGAAATCTCTCTGGCCATGGCTGAGGGACTGGATTGTGTGGCCTCGAAGGACGGCCGGTTCGTCACCACCCCCGCCGCTAACGAATGGGCATCAGGGAGCCGCTCGATGCGGATGAGGGCTCTTTTCGAGGCGTATCTCGCCAGTGAGTCCCTGCCTGACGTACGACTTTTCTTTCCGATGCTGGTCGAGACGATGGAGAAGTACCTTCCGCCGCATACGCAACGGAGAACCTACCACAAGGTGTTGGCGGCCGAGGTGCTTAAGGCCCAGAAACCCGGGGTGTGGTACTCGACTGGCGCCTTCGTGGAAGCGATTCGCCGCCTTGACCCCAACGTCTTGTTCCTGCAGGAACCGTGGCGGGCGATCCAAGCCAGCGCGCGAGGTTCGGGCGCCGAGTGGCGCCAACAAGCATGGCAAGCGCATGAGAAACGCCTTTTTACCTGGATGCTGAGGAATCTGTTCGCGGGCATGGGTATCGTTGAGCTCGCGGACGATGGCGGCCTGTTTCGCATTACCGAAATGGGCCACTACGTCCTGGGACAGGGCGACGCTCCCCCCACCGCTCAGGATGAACTCCGTGACGCACTGGTGGTTCAACCTGATTTCGAGATCATCGCTTATCTGGACCGGTGCCCGCCGAACCTTCGCCGGAAGCTGGATATGTTCTGCGAGCGGGTGCGGGGCGGCATGGCAACAACCTACCGCCTCACCCAGGAAAGCGTCTATCACGGCGTTCGCTCGGGTCTGGACATTGAACGGCTGGTTCTGCTGCTCGAGAGATCATCAACTAAACCTTTGCCTTCCAATGTGTTGACGCAATTCGAGGTCTGGAAGAACAAGTTAGCCGCCATATCGATTCGCCGGTTCTGTCATGTCATCGAATGCGCAACGAGCACCCAGGCCAAGGAAACGGCGTCCGATATCCAGAACAGCGTGCGCATTGGCGAACGCTTTGTCTTGATTGATGGCAACTTCCCTGAAGACGCCGCGATCATCGATTACACCCATTCCTTGCCGCCCGCATTGGAGCAGGATGAAGGGCTGCGCCTCCATGCTTCCTGGGAAGACGTGAACTTCTTCCTCAAGACCCGGCTCGAAGAGATCGGCCAAGTCGAATCCAAGACCCCGGCCGAGGGCATGACGGTGTCCCTCAGCCCGGCTCGTGTCAAGTCGGAGGAAGACGCTGCCCTTCTGGTGGCACAAATAGAAGCCTTGGCGAAACATCCGTTGGCAGCCCGGTACCGGCTCGCCTTACGGGCTTGGGCCGGAGGAGTCGGTGAAGCGCGCTCCAAGAACGTCACGGCGGTCCGGTTCGAAGACCCTGAAACCTGCGAAGCCATCCTGCAAGTGCCGGGTGTAGACAAACATATCGAGGGCCGGTTGGGCCTGTACACCCTCATTGTCCGCCAAGGCAGTATGGTGCCGTTCAGGCAGCTCCTTAAAAACCACGGCATCAAGATGGCAAAATCCGGCGACATTGCCGACCCCGGCCCTCCGGAGCAATGGGCCCCTCGCTGGCTCGAGGACCATAGCATCGAGGAAAGCCGGGACCCCGTCCGTGAGAAGGTTCAGCAAGACCCGGAAGAGAAGGACGTTCCCGAACTCGTTCCCTTGCCGTCCTATCCTCCGCGTATCATGCGCGGCATTCTCGAAGAGGCCATCGAAGGACGGCATCCCGTGCTCATCAATTACCAGTCCGCCTGGAGCGCGCGCCCCATGACCCGCCAAGTAAACCCTGTGGCTCTCGATATCAGCGGTTCCTCGGCTTCCCTGAGCGGCTATTGCCACCAGCACGGTGGCGCCCGCAGCTTCAAGTTAGCGCGCATCCTCGGTATACGCCTTTTGGAGGATGAATCCTTTTGA
- the fusA gene encoding elongation factor G produces MANVDPANVRNVGILGHSSTGKTMLIEHILHMAGKTNRLGKIEDGNTVGDYLEEEISRQQTICMKLMNLDWEGKRIHLVDHPGYADFVGEVAASIPVLDSVIIVVDATSPIQVGTDVAMKYADKHDTPRAIFVNKLDREHTSFDEVVTAIRATYGQQCVPFVLPIGHADSLTGAVNILTEQNDELAARIDELKSSMIDAVAESDDVLLEKFLETGELAPEEFNQGLQKGIQSGKIVPIIGGSVSKEVGLKHLMDLVATIFPSPCDRKITAKTRSGEEKEVDTSKDAPFLAQVFRSIVDPYVGQLTFFRVFSGTLRSDTDFYNVSTQTKERTGKIYLMNGKEQTPVESVGPGDLAAMTKLKNTHFGNTIAAAGNELFLPKIELPESMVKLAISPKSRADEDKIGEALNRMAEEDPTFSHYRDTATNEHVIRGMGDLQLDILLDRMKRKFNVAAETRTPKVAYKETVRGTAEVQGKHKKQTGGHGQYGDVHIRIAPNERGAGYEFIDSIVGGVVPRQYIPHVDKGSQDALEKGVIAGYPVVDIKVELFYGSYHDVDSSEMAFKIAASMAIQKAVRQANPCLLEPIVELEVVVPDEFMGDVNGDLNSRRGRIMGMEPAGPGRQMVRVQVPEAEILRYSTDLRSMTGGRGSYFQRFSHYEEVPEHIAQQIIAAYEKQRAAGE; encoded by the coding sequence ATGGCCAATGTCGACCCGGCAAACGTGCGGAACGTAGGTATTTTAGGACATAGCAGCACCGGCAAAACGATGCTGATCGAACACATCTTGCATATGGCCGGCAAGACCAACCGCCTCGGGAAGATCGAGGACGGAAACACCGTCGGCGATTACCTCGAGGAGGAAATCAGCCGGCAACAGACAATCTGCATGAAGCTCATGAACCTGGATTGGGAAGGGAAGCGCATACACCTTGTTGATCACCCGGGCTATGCGGATTTCGTGGGCGAAGTTGCTGCATCCATCCCCGTCCTTGACAGCGTGATCATTGTCGTGGACGCCACCTCCCCCATACAGGTTGGTACCGACGTTGCCATGAAGTATGCCGACAAACATGACACGCCGCGCGCCATATTTGTGAACAAGCTGGATCGCGAACACACCAGTTTTGACGAGGTAGTGACGGCTATTCGGGCCACGTACGGCCAGCAATGCGTCCCGTTCGTGCTGCCTATCGGACATGCCGACAGCTTGACCGGCGCTGTCAATATCTTGACGGAACAGAATGACGAACTGGCCGCGCGGATCGACGAACTCAAGAGTTCGATGATCGACGCCGTGGCGGAATCGGACGATGTGCTGCTCGAGAAATTCCTCGAAACCGGCGAACTGGCTCCCGAAGAATTCAATCAAGGCCTGCAAAAGGGTATCCAGTCGGGCAAGATCGTCCCGATCATCGGCGGCAGCGTGTCAAAAGAGGTTGGCCTGAAACACCTCATGGACCTCGTAGCCACGATTTTCCCCTCGCCGTGCGACCGCAAGATCACCGCGAAAACCCGGAGCGGCGAGGAAAAGGAAGTGGACACCTCCAAGGACGCCCCCTTCCTCGCGCAGGTATTCCGCTCGATCGTGGATCCCTATGTTGGCCAGCTCACGTTCTTCCGCGTCTTCTCGGGCACGCTTCGATCCGACACCGACTTCTACAATGTCAGCACGCAAACCAAAGAGCGTACCGGCAAGATCTATCTCATGAACGGCAAAGAACAGACACCCGTGGAAAGCGTGGGCCCGGGCGATTTGGCCGCCATGACCAAACTTAAGAACACGCATTTCGGCAACACTATCGCCGCGGCGGGGAACGAACTTTTCCTTCCCAAGATCGAATTGCCGGAATCCATGGTAAAGCTCGCCATCTCCCCCAAATCCCGCGCCGACGAAGACAAGATCGGAGAGGCATTGAACCGCATGGCCGAAGAAGATCCTACTTTCTCCCACTATCGCGACACAGCCACTAACGAGCACGTGATTCGCGGCATGGGAGATTTGCAGCTCGACATCTTGTTGGACCGCATGAAGCGCAAGTTCAACGTCGCGGCCGAGACGCGCACCCCCAAAGTCGCGTATAAAGAGACGGTGCGCGGCACGGCGGAGGTACAGGGCAAACACAAGAAGCAGACCGGCGGCCACGGGCAGTACGGCGACGTCCACATCCGGATCGCCCCCAATGAGCGCGGAGCCGGTTACGAATTCATCGACAGCATCGTCGGCGGCGTTGTCCCCAGGCAGTACATTCCGCATGTCGACAAGGGCTCCCAAGACGCCCTCGAAAAGGGAGTTATCGCGGGCTACCCGGTGGTAGACATCAAGGTCGAGCTGTTCTACGGCTCCTATCACGATGTCGACTCCTCGGAAATGGCTTTCAAGATTGCCGCGTCGATGGCTATCCAGAAAGCCGTTCGGCAGGCCAATCCCTGTCTCCTGGAACCAATCGTGGAACTGGAAGTCGTTGTTCCCGACGAGTTCATGGGCGACGTGAATGGCGACCTGAACAGCCGCCGCGGGCGCATCATGGGCATGGAACCCGCGGGTCCCGGCCGCCAGATGGTTCGGGTCCAGGTGCCGGAAGCCGAGATTCTACGGTACTCCACGGATCTCCGAAGCATGACAGGGGGCCGCGGCAGCTACTTCCAGCGGTTCAGCCACTACGAGGAAGTGCCCGAACATATTGCGCAGCAGATCATCGCCGCCTACGAAAAACAGAGGGCAGCGGGTGAATAG